Below is a genomic region from candidate division SR1 bacterium Aalborg_AAW-1.
AACTTATCGAACATACCCCTATAGTAAGGTGATGTGATCTTTCTAGTCCGAAAGTAATAAGTTCTTCATGACCAAGATGAAAGGGCATAAATTTACCAATAATGAGTCAGTTGTTATATTTTTTCATTATTATCTTGTTGATAAAGTAAATGATTTTATATAGTGTAATAAATACATTATATTGAATTGATTATTATATAAACAAATAAATACTAAAAATCAAGAGAAAATGTAAAAAATACATTTAATTTAAGAAATGGCTATATAAAAGGAAATTTTTTGTATTTTTACTTGCAAAATCAAAAAAAATGTTTATTTTACATTAAACAAATTTACTTTAATGCTTTTTCGATGATTCAACAGCATATATTGATGACGGTAGATGGTATTATCTTTACTATTAAAGATCAATCACTTCAGGTTCTTTTGATAGAAAGATTACTTCCTCCTTTCGAACATATGCGAGCATTACCAGGATGATATGTGTTAGATAATGAAACTCTAGAGCAGGCTGTCTACAGAGAAGTACAAGAAGAAACATGAGTTAATAATGCTTATTTAGAACAATTGTATACATTCTCTGATCTTGATAGAGATCCACGTTGAAGACATATTACATGTGCATATATGGCATTGATGAGAAGTGATGATATAGATCTTCAAGCATGATCAGATGCTACAAATGCGAAACTATTTCCTGTTAATCAGTTGCCAGAATTGGCTTTTGATCATAAAAAAATACTTAACTATGCGATACAAAGACTAAAGTACAAACTTGAATATACCAATCTAGTACAGTATCTTTTGCCAGAAAGTTTTACTTTGACTGAATTATATCAAGTCTATGATATAGTATTTCAACAAGATTTTGATATTAGAAATTTTAAAAAGAAAATTCTGAAACTCAATATTGTAGAACCTACAGGAGAGAAGGTTGTGAGAGGAGTCCATAGACCAGCAATGTTATATAAGTTTATTACGCCAGATACTGCTATTGTAGAAATATTATAGTGTTTAAATTTGATTCTAATGGTGTGAAGTATCTGTTGTTGTGCGTATATCATACAAACTATAAATTGAAAACTCATTACTAATACGTATAGTTACTCTATATAAGAAAATATCATATTTAATTATCACAATGTAATGCGTACAAAGTCTATCAGATACACTGCAGCTCAAGATGAACCGATGATGATTCAATCAGGAAAATCATTTTTTGAAAACTGTAAAGGAAAGTGGAATTCAGAATATTTCAAAAATGATAATCCTATCGTATTAGAACTTGCTTGTGGTCGTGGTGAATATACCGTTTGATTGTCACAAGTATATCCTGATAAGAATTTTATTGGGGTCGATATCAAAGGAGAGAGAATGATGATGGGACTGAAGAAGTGGAAGGAAGAAGGAAATACGGACAATAAGAATATTGCTTTCCTTCGTACAATTATCCACCATATTGATAGATTTTTTGCTCCATGAGAAGTAGATGAAATATGGATCATCCATCCTGATCCGAGATCCAAGGGACATGACGAGAGAAGAAGAATTACGTCTCCACGTTTTTTAACTATGTATAACAAAATATTGAAACCTGACGGACTCTTGAGATTAAAGACAGACGATGATGGTATGTTTGAGTATTCTAGGGAACAGTTTAATATATTTGGCTTTCAACATATCGATAGTACACGAGATTTGGATAATTCTCCTTTATTGTCTGATCATCATGGTATTGAGACGCATTATGGTAAACTCTTCAAAGCAGAATGAAGAACGATCAAATATGGTGTTTGGCAGAAATAAATATAATTTATTCTTGTAGAGAGAATGATACTCTTGAACATATTGGTTATTGTGATAGGCATATTCTTATGTGTTGGAATTTTGACTATGCTTGGGATGTATTTACGGTCAGAAGTTCAACATTATTATTATTATCAAGCACCTACGATACGCACCTATTATAGCCATTTTCAGTTGATGAAATCACAATTACATTTTGATCCTGAGAAGAAACTTATTGATTTGTGATGCTGAGATGGAGCCGTCTTGAGATTTCTTGCACAATATGCTCATATGAAACATCTCTCTGGTGTTGATAATAATCGTATAGCGATCTGGTATGGGCTGCTTGTGAATAGAGCATTTGGTCATCATACTATTAACCTTACTTACGGCGATATTCAAGAGATCGATATATCGGCATATGATTATATTTATCTGTTCTTAGTGCCCAAACATCTCGATACTCTTCAGGATTGGTTGCAAAACAATATGAAATCTGACGCTATTGTAGTGAATAATACATTTCAATTTTCTCATCGAGAAGTGAGTGAAGAACTCCGTGATCCTAAAACTTGATCGGTATTTTGGATCTATAAAAAATCGACTAGTAAACTAGCCGAATAATATTTTAGTAATGTTTTTCATCACTAAGAAAATAATTTTTTTTCTCGTTTTCCATATCATGGAATCAAGATTTTTTCTGAGTTCGTGTTTTTTGTTGATTGATAAATGTTCTTTTTCTGTCAGTCTATCAAAATCTTGCTTTGTACTCAATAATAAAGAAAGCTTGAGACGAGCAAGATAGAGTTGCTTTTGTATCTGTTCTTTCTTCATGATTTTATTTTTATTATCATGAATATATAATTATTTATCTGAAGTAATCAATCTAAAATCATAAAAAAAATAAATGTCATTATCTAATAAAAAAAACTCAATATGATTTTTGTGTTATCTGAGAATTTATTGTATACTATTTATGAGTGAAAAAAATCTTCATATGCTTCAATTTACTATAATCTCATGAATTCAAGTGTAGACCAATTTAAAGATCAACTTAATAATTCAATCATTAACGCTGATGTCGTTAAAATTTTTGATAATTTGTTAACAATTGGAGTAGAACTAGGTGCATCAGATATTCATATCGAAGCATTTGAAGATTATTGTAGGATGAGACTGAGAATTGATGGAGAGCTTGAAGAACTAGTACAATATCCGAAATCTATTCATGAAAGTATTATCTCTAAATTCAAGATTGAATCAGGACAAATGAGACCTGACGAAAGAAGATTGCCTCAAGATGCTAGAGTTTCAACCATTACTTTGACCAATAAAGAAATAGATCTGCGTGCTTCTACCTTACCAACCGTATGGTGAGAAAAATTGGTAATGCGTATTGTAGATAAATCTAAAAAGACACCAAAACTCGATGATCTGGGTATAGAAGGAACCAATCGTGATATTATTCTTCGCCAATTAGAAAGTCCTAACGGTATCATCTTGACAACAGGACCGACAGGATCTGGAAAGACAGCAACATTGTATGCAGGATTGAACTATGTGAATAGTATTGATGTGAATATTACTACTTTTGAAGATCCGGTGGAAAATAAGATGCACTGACTAAATCAGTCACAAGTAAGATCAGATATCTGATTTACGTTCTGATCAGGATTGAGAGCAGCATTGAGACAAGATCCTGACATTATCATGGTGTGAGAAATTCGTGATGGAGAAACTCTTGAGATGGCGATGGAAGCTGCGATGACATGACACTTGGTATTCTCTACTATCCATACGAATTCTTCTGCTGAGACTATTACGAGAGTATTTAATCTGGGTGCGTTACCGTATATGGTAGCAGGTACGTTCAATCTGGTTATGGCTCAGAGATTGGTCAGAAGGGTTTGTTCTACTTGTAAAAAAGAAATTTCTATTAAAGATTCTCCACGTTGGGCTGATTCTGTTGATTCATTCCGTTGATTAGATAGTACAATTCTTAAAAATGAAATTGTTTCAAGAGAAATTGATCCTGCATTATGGAAAAGATATGTGACTGAGGGTATCGTGGTACAATGATCATGACTTGCAGAAGATGGTGTATCCAAATGTCCTACTTGTAATGGAACATGATATAAATGAAGAGTAGGAATATTCGAAATGATGGAATATACTGATGAAATTAGAAACTTCTTAATTGGGGGTAAAACTGCTTATGAAGTTGAAAATTATGCTCTTTCAAGATGAATGATTAATTTGGAAAGAGATGGTGTCTTGAAAGTTATTAAATGATATACCACCCTTGATGAAGTGTATAAGATTGTAAAACACAAACACATTTCCTAACGAGATTGTTATTTATTATAAGATTTACTACATATGGCTTCTTTGAACTGATTAAATAAACAAAATTTATTAAATACGTGGGATAAACTCTCTGCATCATTTAGTAAGCCACCACTTCCTGTAAAGACAAATTTTTTCCGTTTATTGGCGGTGGGACAAAAAGTAGGACTTTGACTGAGAGAAAGTTTGATTAGTATATCGATGTCTGAACATAATAAAGTGATGAAATCAATTATTGATGATATGATTGAACAAGTCAATCAATGATCAAGTTTATATATTGCTATGCAAAAGCACGATTATTTCTTTAGTTCAACGGAGATTGAACTGATAAGAGCAGCTCAAGGAATGGGTAATATGCCCGAAACTCTAGAAGGTATCGCTCTAGAAATGGAAAATTTTGCACAAATCACCAAAAAAATTAAAGGAGCATTGACCTATCCATTAACACTATTGCTGTTCGCAATAGGAGCAACAGCGATACTTTTGGTAAAAGTAGTTCCTACTATCGTTACCTTATATCCTAATAAAGATTCCCTCCCAGGCATTACTCAATTGATGCTTAATGTCTCTGATTTTATGATTCAATGGTGGTATATGTTACTTTGAGGAGTGATATCTATTATTGTAATTTATAATGTATTATACAAATATTTTTTGCCATTCAAGATTTTGATGGATGGTACACTTCTTCGTATACCAACGGTATGAGATGCGATCAAGACATTTTACATGTATAGATTTTCTAAATTGTTGTGAGATTTTATGTTTGCTGGTGTGGATCAGATTAGTGCCATGACACAAATCTCGAGAATTTTTACAAACTTTTTTTATAAAAAGAAAGCAGAGGATATTAAGGCAGATTTGAATGCTTGATTTACTTTTGCAGATACTATTGAATGATCGAACCTTTTTGATCCAATTTTGATTCAAATTATAGTAGTGGGAGAAAGTACAGGTAATCTTTGAGAGATTTTACAAACGATGTCTGGTTTCTATAAAGAGCAACTTCTTCAAAAGATATCTGCAGTAATGGCTTTTGTGGAACCAATTTTGATGTTGTTTATCGCATGACTGATTGGTTCTATTGTGGGAGCTATCTATCTTCCGTTGATTGATATGGTAAATGTGATTGGAGGATAAATAGAGTTAAAAGTGTAAAGTAGTGAAAAATGAAAGGGTATAGTGATTATGCCTTTTTTTAAATCGTATAATTTGTTTTATCTTGTTTTTTGGTGATATTTTCGTATAGTGGTAATGAATTATTTCTTTTTATTTCTTATACTGATTATGAGTCATATGATTACTGTATTGTGACATAAAGTGCCTGATACTGATGCTATCACATCAGCTCTTGTATATTCTTACTTACTGAACAAAACGGGACAAGAAGCTCAAGCTGTTGCTCTTGGCGAATGTAATAAAGAAACGCTTTTTGTCTTACAGCAAGCAGGTTTTGCTGTCCCTGAAATTGTTGCTTCACTTCCAGAAGGATCAATAATCGCTCTTACGGATCATAACGAGTTGGGGCAAAGTATAGATCATAGAGAACATTATACTATTCATAGTGTTATCGATCATCATAAAGTAGCAAATTTTGAAACGGGATATCCGCTCATGATGAGATTAGAACCATTAGCTTCTACAAATTCCATTCTTTACAAGATGTATAAAGAAGCATGAGTAGAAATAACTTCTCAGATAGCAACCTTGATGCTTGGAGGAATTCTTTCTGATACTCTTCACTTCCGTTCACCTACGACAACTGCATTTGATAAAAAAATTGTCGATGAATTAGCATCTCTTGCTGGTGTTGATGATATTGAAGGATTTGCTCTCCAGATGTTCGCAGCAAAGTCTGATCTAGGAGATATCTCTGCCTATGATTTAATCAAAAAAGTGGATGCCAAAGACTTTACCTTTGGTTCTCAAAAGTCACTTATTGCCTGTATTGAAACGACAAACCCAAACTATTGTCTCAATCGTAAAGAAGAAATCATCGAAACTATCCGCACGATCAAGGCGTCAGAATCATATGATTTTATTGTCTTCTGTGTGATTGATATCCTCAACGAAACGAATACTACGATCGTTGCTGATGAGATCGAAGCTGATATAGTAAAAAAAGTGTTTGGTGCTGACACGGTCGATGGACTGGCTGATCTTGGTAATCGTATCTCTCGCAAGAAAACGATTGTCCCTCCTATGGAAGAAGCTTTATCATAATAAAAAACAGTTGCATTCTCATATCTGTATCTGTAAAATATTTACAGTTTATTGTTTTTATGTATAGTATATGAAAAAAATTATTTCTATCGTTATTCCTGCGTATAGAGAAGAACTCTATCTCAGAGAAACTATTGCTCTCTTGATGAAAGAATTGGCGTTGTTTTCTCATGATTATGATTTTGAGATTGTGATCGTTAATGATGGAAGTCCGGATGATACCTGGTGAGTCATACAATCCTTATCAGCAGAGTATGAGAGTATTGTAGGAGTAAATTTGAGTAGAAATTTTGGGAAAGAGATTGCACTGACGGCATGATTAGAGCAGAGTAGTGGAGATGCAGTTATTACCTTAGATGCTGATGGACAATATCCTATCGATAAGATTCCGCTCT
It encodes:
- the ppaC gene encoding putative manganese-dependent inorganic pyrophosphatase, which codes for MSHMITVLGHKVPDTDAITSALVYSYLLNKTGQEAQAVALGECNKETLFVLQQAGFAVPEIVASLPEGSIIALTDHNELGQSIDHREHYTIHSVIDHHKVANFETGYPLMMRLEPLASTNSILYKMYKEAGVEITSQIATLMLGGILSDTLHFRSPTTTAFDKKIVDELASLAGVDDIEGFALQMFAAKSDLGDISAYDLIKKVDAKDFTFGSQKSLIACIETTNPNYCLNRKEEIIETIRTIKASESYDFIVFCVIDILNETNTTIVADEIEADIVKKVFGADTVDGLADLGNRISRKKTIVPPMEEALS
- the epsF gene encoding Type II secretion system protein F → MASLNGLNKQNLLNTWDKLSASFSKPPLPVKTNFFRLLAVGQKVGLGLRESLISISMSEHNKVMKSIIDDMIEQVNQGSSLYIAMQKHDYFFSSTEIELIRAAQGMGNMPETLEGIALEMENFAQITKKIKGALTYPLTLLLFAIGATAILLVKVVPTIVTLYPNKDSLPGITQLMLNVSDFMIQWWYMLLGGVISIIVIYNVLYKYFLPFKILMDGTLLRIPTVGDAIKTFYMYRFSKLLGDFMFAGVDQISAMTQISRIFTNFFYKKKAEDIKADLNAGFTFADTIEGSNLFDPILIQIIVVGESTGNLGEILQTMSGFYKEQLLQKISAVMAFVEPILMLFIAGLIGSIVGAIYLPLIDMVNVIGG
- the epsE_3 gene encoding Type II secretion system protein E; translated protein: MIFVLSENLLYTIYEGKKSSYASIYYNLMNSSVDQFKDQLNNSIINADVVKIFDNLLTIGVELGASDIHIEAFEDYCRMRLRIDGELEELVQYPKSIHESIISKFKIESGQMRPDERRLPQDARVSTITLTNKEIDLRASTLPTVWGEKLVMRIVDKSKKTPKLDDLGIEGTNRDIILRQLESPNGIILTTGPTGSGKTATLYAGLNYVNSIDVNITTFEDPVENKMHGLNQSQVRSDIGFTFGSGLRAALRQDPDIIMVGEIRDGETLEMAMEAAMTGHLVFSTIHTNSSAETITRVFNLGALPYMVAGTFNLVMAQRLVRRVCSTCKKEISIKDSPRWADSVDSFRGLDSTILKNEIVSREIDPALWKRYVTEGIVVQGSGLAEDGVSKCPTCNGTGYKGRVGIFEMMEYTDEIRNFLIGGKTAYEVENYALSRGMINLERDGVLKVIKGYTTLDEVYKIVKHKHIS
- the trmB gene encoding tRNA (guanine-N(7)-)-methyltransferase; amino-acid sequence: MRTKSIRYTAAQDEPMMIQSGKSFFENCKGKWNSEYFKNDNPIVLELACGRGEYTVGLSQVYPDKNFIGVDIKGERMMMGLKKWKEEGNTDNKNIAFLRTIIHHIDRFFAPGEVDEIWIIHPDPRSKGHDERRRITSPRFLTMYNKILKPDGLLRLKTDDDGMFEYSREQFNIFGFQHIDSTRDLDNSPLLSDHHGIETHYGKLFKAEGRTIKYGVWQK